A single region of the Demequina sp. genome encodes:
- a CDS encoding prepilin peptidase: MTLEGVGELGASSWLVVVLVALLGLVIGSFLNVVAWRVPNGQSVVRPPSACPQCGHAIRGRDNIPVISWLLLRGRCRDCGAPISIQYPIVEAVTALLFVLVALKFGLGIEFVAYAYLAALAVVLTVIDLSVHRLPDAIVLPAYPLLLVLFAAECLVTGEWWPLATAAIGGAILFAFYFAAAIVYPGGMGFGDVKLAGVIGMALGWLGWGPLVVGGFSAFLIGGVVGIILIAARKSGRKSGLPFGPFMFAGALVGIAVGAQIWDAYLGVWT, from the coding sequence ATGACCCTCGAGGGTGTGGGAGAGCTGGGTGCGTCATCATGGCTGGTAGTCGTCCTTGTCGCCTTGCTGGGCCTGGTGATCGGCTCGTTCCTGAATGTGGTGGCATGGCGTGTCCCCAACGGTCAGTCAGTCGTGCGTCCGCCAAGCGCGTGCCCGCAGTGCGGTCACGCCATTCGCGGACGAGACAACATCCCGGTGATCTCGTGGTTGCTCTTGCGCGGCAGGTGCAGGGATTGTGGCGCGCCGATCTCGATTCAGTACCCGATCGTCGAAGCCGTTACGGCGCTCCTCTTCGTGCTCGTGGCGTTGAAGTTTGGTCTGGGGATCGAATTCGTGGCCTACGCGTACCTGGCGGCACTTGCGGTGGTGCTCACCGTGATCGATCTCAGTGTTCATCGCCTGCCGGACGCGATCGTGTTGCCCGCCTACCCGTTGCTCTTGGTGCTCTTCGCAGCGGAATGCCTGGTAACAGGGGAGTGGTGGCCACTGGCCACGGCCGCGATCGGTGGCGCGATTCTGTTCGCCTTCTACTTTGCGGCGGCCATCGTGTATCCGGGCGGAATGGGCTTTGGGGACGTGAAGCTTGCCGGCGTGATCGGCATGGCGCTTGGATGGTTGGGTTGGGGGCCGCTCGTGGTGGGCGGATTCTCAGCCTTCCTGATTGGTGGTGTGGTGGGGATCATTCTCATCGCCGCGCGCAAGTCCGGACGCAAGAGCGGATTGCCCTTCGGCCCGTTCATGTTCGCTGGGGCACTCGTAGGAATAGCCGTTGGTGCCCAAATCTGGGACGCCTACTTGGGGGTGTGGACGTGA
- the pilM gene encoding type IV pilus assembly protein PilM, with translation MAKKLAIGLDIGATALRAAEVEVDARGNVELHRYAEFPLALNAVRDGEVMDAAAVVQGLRTLWAQAGFSSKDVIVGVGNQRVAVRPLVMPQMPMDQLTAALPFQVQDLLPMPVEEALLGYYPTASVAASDGSPAFDGMLVAAARETVLTNLQAVEAAGLNPVVVDLSGFALLRIMARGALSGGTVAFVDIGSRVTTVVVATDGMPKFVRTLASGAQDLTDSFARATGTPMEHAEPLLRQRGLAVTDTPEFQGANGPFQGAVRSLVDGVRNSIAFYASTAPTAPVTTVVLSGGGAFVPGLGQAIASTTRLRTVLGNPLEGVSVSKQLKAAETLRGREASLAMTIGLGMAVAA, from the coding sequence GTGGCTAAGAAACTAGCGATCGGACTCGACATCGGTGCCACGGCGCTGCGCGCTGCGGAGGTCGAAGTTGACGCGCGCGGCAACGTGGAGCTGCATCGATACGCTGAGTTCCCATTGGCGCTCAACGCGGTGCGTGACGGTGAAGTCATGGACGCCGCCGCGGTGGTGCAGGGACTGCGGACCCTCTGGGCTCAAGCCGGATTCTCGTCCAAGGACGTCATCGTCGGTGTGGGAAATCAGCGTGTGGCGGTTCGTCCACTGGTGATGCCACAGATGCCTATGGACCAGCTAACGGCGGCACTGCCGTTCCAGGTCCAGGACCTCCTGCCGATGCCGGTGGAGGAGGCACTGCTCGGGTACTACCCAACGGCATCGGTAGCCGCCTCTGACGGCTCTCCCGCCTTCGACGGGATGCTCGTTGCCGCCGCGCGCGAGACGGTTCTCACCAACCTGCAGGCCGTCGAGGCTGCGGGCCTCAACCCGGTGGTTGTAGATCTTTCAGGATTTGCGCTGTTGCGGATCATGGCTCGGGGTGCGCTCAGCGGTGGCACGGTCGCCTTTGTCGACATCGGCTCGCGCGTAACCACGGTGGTGGTGGCAACCGACGGGATGCCCAAGTTTGTCCGAACTCTTGCCTCGGGCGCCCAGGACCTCACTGATTCGTTTGCGCGTGCCACGGGCACGCCAATGGAGCACGCTGAGCCGCTGTTGCGCCAGCGCGGCCTTGCGGTCACGGACACCCCGGAGTTCCAGGGGGCCAACGGACCATTCCAAGGTGCGGTGCGGTCGCTTGTGGACGGAGTCCGGAATTCGATCGCTTTCTACGCATCCACGGCGCCAACGGCGCCCGTGACCACAGTGGTCCTCTCTGGTGGAGGAGCATTCGTGCCAGGACTTGGCCAGGCCATCGCGTCAACCACCCGCTTGCGCACGGTTCTCGGCAACCCGCTCGAGGGCGTGTCCGTCAGCAAGCAGCTCAAGGCCGCAGAGACGCTCCGCGGACGTGAGGCATCTCTCGCGATGACCATCGGACTCGGAATGGCGGTGGCGGCATGA
- a CDS encoding type II secretion system protein M, whose product MNKNQNARSLVLLTILGAVVIIAIAWFLLISPVLSGAAEASEAAVQQESQNENTQIQVNKLKAQFASIDDYQTQLEALQVQIPTTQDYADLQRQFSAIAAAHDVVITSLSFGSAQPIEQSNVTDESAGETTDPTTDDAATDDSATDGSTDTSGTATDASKNIARLYGIPVTVAMTGSYDDLMAALNEMQTGEIRLILITDVSLTQSDEADAAGGDTSAVFGGQTFVLTGSTPEEAAPDASGTSPSPSPAP is encoded by the coding sequence ATGAACAAGAACCAAAACGCCCGTTCGCTGGTCCTCTTGACCATCCTCGGAGCCGTCGTCATTATTGCGATCGCGTGGTTCCTGCTGATCTCTCCTGTGCTCAGCGGTGCTGCCGAGGCGAGCGAAGCAGCGGTCCAGCAGGAATCGCAAAACGAGAACACTCAGATTCAGGTCAACAAGCTCAAGGCGCAGTTCGCGAGCATCGATGACTACCAGACGCAGCTTGAGGCGTTGCAGGTGCAGATCCCAACCACTCAGGACTACGCGGACCTGCAGCGGCAGTTCTCCGCCATCGCGGCGGCCCATGACGTTGTCATCACGAGCCTCTCGTTCGGCAGCGCTCAACCGATCGAGCAGTCGAACGTCACCGACGAGTCCGCCGGTGAGACCACGGACCCCACCACGGACGACGCTGCCACGGATGATTCGGCTACCGATGGATCTACGGACACTTCTGGTACGGCGACCGATGCGTCGAAGAACATCGCCCGCCTCTACGGAATCCCGGTGACCGTGGCGATGACGGGCTCGTACGACGATCTCATGGCTGCGCTCAACGAGATGCAGACCGGTGAGATCCGCCTCATCCTCATCACCGATGTGTCCCTCACGCAGTCCGACGAGGCTGACGCAGCCGGAGGCGACACGAGTGCAGTGTTCGGCGGCCAGACCTTCGTGCTGACCGGTTCAACACCCGAGGAGGCGGCCCCAGACGCGTCGGGCACCAGCCCCTCGCCTTCACCCGCGCCGTAA
- the aroC gene encoding chorismate synthase yields MLRWLTAGESHGPALVGTLEGLPAGVPITSDAVREALARRRLGYGRGARMSFEQDEVTFLGGVRHGLTQGGPIAIMVGNTEWPKWETVMSADPVDPAELTGARGAPLTRPRPGHADLVGMTKYGFEDARPVLERASARETAARVALGAVAEAFLKEAAGIELVAHTVQVGAIAVPDDAPLPPATATKQLDDDPIRCFHPETSAAMVAEIDQCQKDGDTLGGVVEVVAYGLPVGLGSHVHWDRRLDSRVAGALMGIQAIKGVEVGDGLRTAARRGSQAHDEIEYQDGHVTRRTNRAGGIEGGMTNGEPLRVRAAMKPISTVPRALDTIDTATGEAAKAIHQRSDVCAVAPAAVVAQAMVALTLADALLEKFGGDSLAEVQRNIAAYADAVPDHLRQ; encoded by the coding sequence ATGCTTCGATGGCTCACGGCAGGCGAATCCCACGGTCCAGCTCTTGTTGGGACGCTCGAAGGCCTCCCGGCTGGCGTCCCGATCACGTCCGATGCTGTGCGCGAGGCACTCGCACGCCGCCGCCTTGGCTATGGGCGCGGTGCACGCATGTCCTTTGAACAGGATGAAGTCACGTTCCTCGGCGGAGTCCGCCATGGGCTCACGCAGGGTGGCCCCATCGCGATCATGGTGGGCAACACCGAGTGGCCGAAGTGGGAGACCGTGATGTCGGCGGACCCGGTGGATCCGGCTGAGCTCACCGGAGCCAGGGGAGCGCCGTTGACTCGACCGCGGCCCGGTCACGCGGACCTCGTGGGCATGACGAAGTACGGCTTCGAAGACGCCAGGCCCGTGCTGGAGCGCGCGTCGGCCCGTGAGACCGCGGCGCGCGTAGCGCTGGGGGCGGTGGCCGAGGCCTTCCTCAAGGAGGCCGCAGGCATAGAGCTGGTGGCACACACCGTGCAGGTCGGTGCAATCGCCGTGCCTGACGATGCGCCGTTGCCGCCCGCGACCGCGACCAAGCAGCTCGACGACGATCCCATCCGCTGCTTCCACCCGGAAACCTCGGCCGCGATGGTCGCAGAAATAGACCAGTGCCAGAAGGACGGCGACACGCTGGGTGGCGTCGTTGAGGTGGTCGCATATGGCCTGCCCGTGGGCCTTGGGAGTCACGTTCATTGGGATCGCAGGCTCGATTCCCGGGTCGCGGGCGCGCTCATGGGGATCCAGGCGATCAAGGGCGTCGAGGTGGGCGACGGCCTGCGCACGGCGGCACGCCGTGGCTCGCAGGCGCACGACGAGATCGAATACCAGGATGGTCACGTAACGCGCCGCACCAATCGTGCCGGCGGCATCGAGGGCGGCATGACCAACGGCGAGCCGCTGCGGGTGCGCGCCGCCATGAAGCCCATATCCACCGTGCCCCGCGCGCTTGACACCATCGACACCGCCACGGGCGAGGCCGCCAAGGCCATCCACCAGCGCTCGGACGTGTGCGCGGTGGCGCCCGCCGCGGTGGTTGCGCAGGCGATGGTGGCGCTCACGCTCGCGGACGCTTTGCTGGAGAAGTTCGGCGGCGATTCGCTTGCAGAGGTGCAGCGCAATATCGCCGCCTACGCGGACGCTGTCCCGGACCACCTGCGGCAATGA